The proteins below are encoded in one region of Aequorivita iocasae:
- a CDS encoding S8 family peptidase: protein MMKKFSLLFVILISTLGFAQTEEALVFLEAKDPAVVAVALANPITIMTQAAIDRKNAQGIVIDERDVPLNEAQKALIEAATGITVMAKSKWMNAVYVRGTENNINALLNLSFVEDIEFADKSLNRPSAGKQFTQDKFEFEQAERPIYNYGNAANQTEMINVDYLHENDYIGEDIIVAFMDNGYPNVLTNPAYATLRNEGRLLGYYDFVARVESPTGTGNHGASTFSDAAAFLNGQFVGTAPGASYYLFVTEDDNNESPAEEAYWVEALERADSLGVYVTNTSLGYQDFDNSAYDHSYADLDGQTTIGARGANLAFDKGMITVTSAGNDGQPWNFGYVGTPGDAPGAFTIGAVDSNGNYAGFSSHGPTVDGRVKPDVMAQGEDAAIVTANGNLSYANGTSFSSPITAGAVASLWQAVPHLKNDVVMQAIRESASMYNNPTDNMGYGIPNFGDALEALLLLSVEDQLQENNFALYPNPVTTQINISFPKNAENADFALYNVLGKKIFQTKITTLNNSVDVSGLSSGMYIASITSNNKTTSYKIIKQ, encoded by the coding sequence ATGATGAAAAAATTTTCCCTATTATTTGTTATTCTTATTTCTACACTAGGTTTTGCCCAAACTGAGGAAGCCCTTGTCTTTTTAGAGGCAAAGGATCCAGCAGTAGTTGCTGTGGCTTTGGCCAACCCTATCACCATTATGACCCAAGCGGCTATTGATAGAAAGAATGCACAAGGAATTGTAATTGATGAACGCGATGTACCCCTGAATGAAGCTCAAAAGGCACTCATAGAAGCCGCTACGGGAATTACAGTTATGGCAAAGTCTAAATGGATGAATGCCGTATATGTGCGCGGGACCGAGAATAATATAAATGCACTTTTGAATCTATCTTTTGTGGAAGATATAGAATTTGCCGATAAATCTTTGAACAGACCCTCAGCCGGAAAACAATTCACCCAAGACAAGTTTGAATTTGAACAAGCAGAACGCCCCATTTACAATTATGGCAATGCGGCAAACCAAACTGAAATGATAAACGTGGATTATCTTCACGAAAACGATTATATTGGAGAAGATATAATAGTAGCATTTATGGACAATGGTTACCCCAATGTGTTGACCAACCCCGCCTATGCTACATTACGAAATGAAGGAAGACTATTGGGATATTATGATTTTGTCGCCCGCGTAGAAAGTCCCACTGGAACCGGAAATCACGGTGCATCTACATTTAGCGATGCAGCTGCCTTTTTGAACGGTCAATTTGTAGGAACTGCTCCCGGAGCATCGTACTATCTATTTGTGACCGAAGATGATAATAACGAATCTCCCGCCGAAGAAGCCTATTGGGTAGAAGCATTAGAACGTGCTGATAGTTTGGGAGTTTATGTAACTAATACTTCTCTGGGATATCAAGATTTTGACAACTCAGCATACGACCACTCTTATGCAGACCTTGATGGACAAACCACTATTGGTGCGCGTGGCGCAAATCTAGCTTTTGACAAAGGCATGATCACAGTAACTTCAGCTGGAAATGACGGGCAGCCTTGGAATTTTGGTTACGTAGGTACGCCGGGCGATGCCCCAGGTGCCTTTACAATCGGTGCGGTAGATTCCAACGGAAACTATGCTGGCTTTAGCTCCCATGGACCAACGGTTGATGGTAGAGTAAAACCAGACGTTATGGCTCAAGGTGAAGATGCCGCCATTGTAACAGCTAATGGAAATTTGAGCTATGCAAACGGAACTTCTTTTTCATCCCCAATAACAGCCGGTGCCGTTGCTTCTCTTTGGCAAGCCGTTCCACATTTAAAGAATGATGTAGTGATGCAGGCAATCCGTGAATCTGCCTCAATGTATAATAACCCTACCGATAATATGGGCTATGGAATTCCAAATTTTGGAGATGCATTGGAAGCATTATTGCTATTAAGTGTTGAAGACCAATTACAGGAAAATAACTTTGCACTATATCCTAACCCAGTAACTACGCAAATAAACATTTCTTTTCCAAAAAATGCCGAAAATGCAGATTTTGCCCTTTACAATGTTTTGGGCAAAAAGATTTTTCAAACCAAAATTACCACACTTAATAACAGTGTAGATGTTTCGGGACTTTCCTCTGGAATGTACATAGCTTCAATCACTTCAAACAATAAAACAACAAGCTATAAAATTATTAAGCAGTAG
- the mnmA gene encoding tRNA 2-thiouridine(34) synthase MnmA, with translation MKKRVVVGLSGGVDSSVAAYLLKEQGYDVIGLFMKNWHDDSVTISDECPWLEDSNDAMLVAEKLGIPFQTVDLSEQYKERIVDYMFREYQMGRTPNPDVLCNREIKFDVFMKIALGLGADFVATGHYCRKGSIEKDGKEIYQLLSGKDPNKDQSYFLCQLSQDQLSKTLFPIGELLKPEVRKIASEQNLITAEKRDSQGLCFIGKVRLPEFLQQKLAPKDGIIVEVPSDFEEYTLAPPNFTSEAEELEYLSTKHTYSLSDGKKIGTHQGAHYFTNGQRKGLAVGGTKEPLFVIATDVNENVIYTGQGKKHPGLYRRGLFVKKEEVHWIREDLKLSENQKMEVMARIRYRQPLEKAIIHATVSGLYVIFENPQSAITEGQFVAWYFGNELLGSGVIS, from the coding sequence ATGAAAAAACGAGTAGTTGTCGGTCTTAGCGGAGGCGTAGATTCCAGCGTTGCAGCTTATCTTTTAAAAGAACAGGGCTATGATGTTATTGGACTATTTATGAAGAATTGGCATGACGATTCAGTAACAATTTCTGATGAATGTCCTTGGCTGGAAGACAGCAACGATGCAATGCTTGTCGCAGAAAAATTAGGCATTCCCTTTCAAACGGTAGACTTAAGCGAACAATATAAAGAACGTATTGTTGACTATATGTTCCGAGAGTACCAAATGGGACGTACCCCAAACCCAGACGTGCTTTGCAACCGTGAGATAAAATTTGACGTATTTATGAAAATTGCCCTCGGACTTGGAGCTGATTTTGTTGCTACAGGTCACTATTGCCGCAAAGGTAGTATCGAGAAGGATGGTAAGGAAATCTATCAATTGCTTTCAGGGAAAGATCCAAACAAGGATCAATCGTATTTTCTCTGCCAACTCTCACAAGATCAGCTTTCAAAAACACTCTTCCCTATTGGTGAATTACTAAAACCAGAAGTGAGAAAGATAGCTTCGGAACAAAATTTAATTACAGCTGAAAAACGTGACTCCCAAGGCTTGTGCTTTATCGGAAAAGTGAGGCTGCCAGAATTCCTTCAACAGAAATTGGCTCCTAAGGATGGCATTATAGTAGAAGTGCCTTCAGATTTTGAGGAATACACATTAGCACCTCCCAATTTTACTTCCGAAGCAGAAGAATTGGAATATCTGTCGACAAAACACACCTATTCACTGTCCGATGGCAAAAAAATTGGTACGCATCAAGGAGCGCACTATTTTACAAATGGACAACGAAAAGGATTGGCCGTTGGGGGAACAAAAGAACCTTTGTTTGTTATTGCTACAGATGTAAACGAAAATGTAATTTACACTGGACAAGGAAAAAAGCATCCAGGGCTTTACCGTCGTGGACTTTTTGTAAAAAAAGAAGAAGTCCACTGGATTCGCGAAGACCTCAAGCTTTCCGAAAACCAAAAAATGGAGGTCATGGCGCGTATCCGTTATAGACAGCCTTTGGAAAAAGCCATAATACACGCCACAGTTTCCGGACTTTATGTTATATTTGAAAACCCGCAATCCGCCATAACCGAAGGCCAATTTGTTGCCTGGTATTTTGGAAATGAATTATTGGGGAGCGGCGTAATCTCTTAA
- a CDS encoding toxin-antitoxin system YwqK family antitoxin: protein MKKTALIFFFGIILCSHSAFSQSEINQMDAQGKRHGIWKKMYEGTNQLRYEGTFEHGKEVGEFKFYCEDCKGQPTVIKSFKGKDGLAHVKYFTIKGKLVSEGEMQGKDRIGEWIYYHENTKNVMTREQYVKGKLEGKVITYYPNGIVTQETHYKNGIKEGEDVYYSPEGVMLKKLLYKEDQLQGPALYYDAYGNVVIEGFYKDDRKNGLWKYYKNGEVILEETYPKKDK from the coding sequence ATGAAAAAAACTGCTTTAATCTTCTTCTTCGGAATAATACTCTGCTCCCATTCTGCTTTTTCACAAAGTGAAATTAACCAAATGGACGCCCAGGGAAAGCGTCATGGCATTTGGAAAAAAATGTATGAAGGCACCAACCAGCTTCGCTATGAAGGAACCTTTGAACACGGAAAGGAGGTTGGCGAGTTCAAGTTTTATTGTGAAGACTGTAAAGGGCAACCCACGGTCATAAAAAGTTTTAAAGGGAAGGATGGTCTTGCCCACGTAAAATACTTCACCATAAAAGGGAAACTCGTTAGCGAAGGAGAAATGCAGGGTAAAGACCGCATTGGCGAATGGATTTATTATCACGAGAACACGAAAAATGTTATGACCCGTGAGCAGTATGTAAAAGGTAAACTGGAAGGAAAAGTGATAACATATTACCCCAACGGGATAGTTACACAGGAAACCCACTATAAAAACGGCATAAAGGAAGGCGAAGACGTTTATTATTCTCCCGAGGGTGTAATGTTAAAAAAACTCCTTTATAAGGAAGACCAACTACAGGGGCCAGCTTTATATTATGATGCCTACGGTAATGTGGTAATTGAAGGGTTTTACAAAGACGATAGAAAAAACGGCCTTTGGAAATACTACAAAAACGGAGAAGTGATTTTGGAGGAAACATACCCGAAAAAGGATAAATAG
- the yidC gene encoding membrane protein insertase YidC — protein sequence MEQKKFDLNSLIGFLLIGGILIWMLYINKPTEEEIQAEKAKTEAAAKKEAQASKTTEEVTLAQATTDSMTVKGDSLAFEQLKNKLGSFAYSETLPSATEGTTVLENDVLYLEVSNKGGYITEALLKKFTKYDSVPVYLIKDGTASLNLQFASENRTLNSQELYFEPTLSKNGEDQVLSMKLKTSENGFIEYRYTLHPGEYMMDFSINSQGLDGIINTSQPMYLDWQLKGYRHAKSISYENRYSRLTYEYDDEKHSKLSPSGEDDELEKDVTWMNFRQHFFSSMLLTDTPFKEVKLTSVDLVKDEEVDTTFTKQYGAKMLLEPKNGALSYDMNMYYGPSDYQIFKKYGRNLDEAMPLGWGIFGVINKYIIIPLFGFLSDFLPAGIAIIVLTILIKLLLSPVQYKQYLAQAKMKVLKPELDEIKEKYKGNSLKIQQETMKLQNSAGASPLKGCLPALLQIPVFYALFTFFPSAFDLRQKSFLWADDLSSYDTIAELPFHIPFYGDHVSLFPILASIAIFVYMMMTMGQNMQQQQQPGMPNMKFLMYLSPLFMLVFFNNYASGLSLYYFVSNLITIGIMLVIKNFIIDEDKVHAKIQVKKATPKKQNKFQRKMAEMMEQAEQQKKVGKR from the coding sequence ATGGAACAAAAAAAATTCGACCTTAACTCACTCATAGGCTTTTTATTAATCGGTGGAATCCTAATCTGGATGCTTTATATAAACAAACCCACCGAGGAAGAAATTCAGGCAGAAAAAGCCAAAACCGAAGCCGCTGCCAAAAAAGAAGCTCAAGCATCAAAAACCACAGAGGAAGTTACCCTAGCACAAGCTACAACAGACTCTATGACTGTGAAAGGCGACTCGCTGGCTTTTGAGCAATTAAAAAACAAACTGGGCTCCTTTGCATATTCAGAAACACTTCCTTCTGCCACTGAAGGTACAACCGTTTTGGAAAATGATGTGCTTTATTTGGAAGTGAGCAATAAAGGTGGATACATAACCGAAGCCCTTCTTAAGAAATTTACCAAATATGATTCAGTTCCTGTTTATTTGATAAAAGATGGAACAGCTTCCTTAAATCTTCAGTTTGCATCTGAAAATAGAACCTTAAACTCACAAGAGCTCTATTTTGAACCTACATTGAGCAAAAATGGAGAAGACCAAGTGCTTTCCATGAAGCTCAAAACTTCAGAAAATGGTTTTATTGAATACCGCTACACCTTGCACCCGGGCGAATATATGATGGACTTCAGCATCAATAGCCAAGGACTGGATGGTATTATCAACACTTCGCAGCCTATGTATTTGGATTGGCAGTTGAAGGGGTATCGTCACGCCAAAAGTATTTCGTACGAAAACCGCTATTCGCGCTTAACGTATGAATACGATGATGAAAAGCATTCAAAACTTTCTCCTTCAGGCGAAGATGATGAATTGGAGAAGGACGTTACTTGGATGAACTTCCGCCAACACTTCTTTAGCTCCATGCTACTTACCGACACTCCGTTTAAAGAAGTGAAATTGACCTCGGTTGATTTGGTAAAAGATGAAGAAGTAGATACCACATTTACAAAACAATACGGTGCAAAAATGCTTTTGGAGCCAAAAAATGGTGCCTTGTCTTATGACATGAATATGTACTACGGCCCATCGGACTATCAGATTTTTAAAAAATACGGCAGGAATCTGGATGAAGCCATGCCTCTGGGTTGGGGTATTTTTGGTGTGATAAACAAATATATTATCATACCGTTATTCGGCTTTTTGAGCGATTTCCTTCCTGCGGGAATCGCAATTATTGTTTTGACAATTCTTATAAAACTTTTGCTTTCCCCAGTGCAGTACAAACAGTATTTGGCACAGGCAAAGATGAAGGTGTTGAAACCAGAACTTGACGAAATAAAAGAAAAATACAAAGGCAATAGCTTAAAAATACAACAGGAAACCATGAAGCTGCAAAACTCTGCTGGAGCCAGTCCGCTAAAGGGTTGCTTGCCAGCTTTGCTGCAAATTCCGGTATTTTATGCGCTGTTTACGTTTTTCCCATCGGCTTTTGATTTAAGGCAGAAAAGTTTCCTTTGGGCAGATGACCTTTCAAGTTATGACACCATTGCAGAGCTGCCGTTCCATATTCCATTTTATGGAGATCACGTGAGCCTCTTCCCTATTTTGGCATCCATCGCCATCTTTGTTTATATGATGATGACAATGGGCCAGAATATGCAGCAACAGCAACAGCCCGGTATGCCAAACATGAAATTCCTAATGTACCTCTCGCCCCTGTTTATGTTGGTATTCTTCAATAACTATGCGAGTGGACTTTCACTGTATTATTTTGTTTCAAACCTCATTACCATTGGTATTATGCTTGTAATCAAAAACTTCATTATTGATGAAGACAAAGTTCACGCTAAAATTCAGGTGAAAAAAGCCACGCCAAAGAAACAAAACAAATTTCAGCGAAAAATGGCCGAGATGATGGAACAGGCAGAGCAACAGAAAAAAGTCGGAAAACGTTAG
- a CDS encoding CTP synthase, translating into MSTTKYIFVTGGVSSSLGKGIIAASLAKLLQARGYRVTIQKLDPYINVDPGTLNPYEHGECYVTDDGAETDLDLGHYERFLNVNTSQANNVTTGRIYQSVIEKERRGEFLGKTVQVIPHITNEIKERVQLLGNTGEYDIIITEIGGTVGDIESLPYIEAVRQMKWEMGDDNALVIHLTLVPYLSAAGELKTKPTQHSVKTLMESGIRADILVCRTEHELSHDLRRKLALFCNVKEEAVIQSIDASTIYDVPNMMLEEGLDTVTLQKLNLKDSKKPDLKQWNKFLQRHKNPKGEVHIGLIGKYVELQDSYKSILEAFIHAGAENEVKVKVEYIHSEHINAKTIGKKLSKLDGILVAPGFGERGVEGKVAAVKYARENNLPFLGICLGMQMAVIEFARNVLKLKDANSTEMDSQTKNPVISIMEDQKNITNMGGTMRLGAWKCDLKKGSIVSKVYKSKTIEERHRHRYEFNNKYREQFETAGLVPTGINPDTGLVEIVEIPEHPWFVGVQYHPEYKSTVANPHPLFVAFVKAVHQHASKKK; encoded by the coding sequence ATGAGCACTACAAAATACATCTTCGTTACGGGCGGGGTTTCATCATCTTTAGGAAAAGGAATTATTGCGGCATCGCTAGCTAAGTTACTGCAAGCCAGAGGCTACCGTGTGACCATCCAAAAACTGGATCCATACATAAATGTGGATCCTGGAACGCTGAATCCATACGAACACGGCGAGTGCTACGTAACCGATGATGGTGCCGAAACCGATCTTGATTTGGGTCACTACGAGCGTTTTTTGAATGTAAATACTTCACAGGCAAATAACGTTACCACAGGCCGAATTTATCAAAGTGTAATCGAAAAAGAACGTCGTGGTGAATTTTTAGGTAAAACCGTTCAGGTTATTCCACACATAACAAACGAAATAAAGGAACGTGTTCAGCTACTCGGGAACACGGGCGAGTACGACATAATAATTACCGAAATAGGCGGGACCGTGGGCGATATTGAATCATTGCCCTACATTGAAGCGGTGCGTCAAATGAAGTGGGAAATGGGTGATGACAATGCCCTTGTTATTCACTTAACGCTTGTACCCTACCTTTCCGCCGCTGGCGAATTAAAAACAAAACCAACCCAACACTCCGTAAAAACCTTGATGGAAAGTGGAATTCGTGCAGACATTTTGGTATGCAGAACCGAGCACGAACTTTCACATGATTTACGAAGAAAGTTGGCGCTTTTCTGTAATGTGAAGGAAGAGGCGGTTATCCAATCTATTGACGCCTCCACTATTTATGATGTGCCAAATATGATGCTAGAAGAAGGTTTGGACACGGTTACTCTGCAGAAATTAAATTTGAAAGATTCAAAAAAGCCAGATTTAAAACAATGGAATAAATTTCTGCAAAGACACAAAAATCCAAAGGGCGAAGTTCACATTGGCCTTATTGGAAAATACGTAGAATTACAGGATAGCTACAAATCAATTTTGGAAGCCTTCATCCACGCGGGTGCTGAAAACGAAGTAAAAGTGAAGGTAGAATACATCCATTCTGAACATATAAATGCAAAAACCATTGGCAAGAAACTTTCCAAACTTGACGGAATTTTAGTCGCGCCCGGTTTTGGTGAACGCGGGGTTGAGGGTAAAGTTGCAGCCGTAAAGTATGCTCGCGAAAACAACCTTCCATTTTTGGGAATCTGTTTGGGAATGCAAATGGCAGTTATTGAGTTTGCCCGAAACGTACTAAAACTGAAAGACGCCAATAGTACCGAAATGGATTCGCAAACCAAAAATCCGGTAATCAGCATTATGGAAGATCAGAAAAACATTACCAACATGGGCGGCACCATGCGTTTGGGAGCTTGGAAATGCGATCTGAAAAAAGGAAGCATCGTAAGCAAGGTCTACAAATCAAAAACCATAGAGGAACGCCACCGCCACAGATATGAGTTCAATAACAAATACCGTGAGCAGTTTGAAACAGCAGGGCTAGTTCCTACTGGAATAAATCCTGATACTGGACTGGTAGAAATTGTAGAAATACCTGAACATCCTTGGTTTGTCGGGGTCCAATATCATCCAGAATACAAAAGTACGGTAGCCAATCCACATCCCCTTTTTGTGGCTTTTGTAAAGGCAGTTCACCAACACGCTTCAAAAAAGAAATAA
- a CDS encoding spermidine synthase — translation MKKLFSYIWPTTRRFSSTINGTLEITYVNGKKVLDTENANYSYGSLQKILEIGLTKIDLNTVENILLLGMGGGSIIHSLRETFDYHKNITAVEIDPEIIRLAKEEFGISASKNLQIKEDDAFHYVKTCREKFQLIIIDLFIDTKVPHIFYGTEFCKNISKLLCKSGWLIFNIGVNLKNESGTAEKIISNFGSDFELKVYKKINGTNTLLIGQKQPAQ, via the coding sequence ATGAAGAAGCTTTTCAGCTACATTTGGCCCACTACACGGCGCTTTTCTTCAACAATTAATGGAACTTTGGAAATTACTTACGTGAACGGTAAAAAGGTTTTGGATACCGAAAACGCAAATTACTCCTACGGTTCGCTTCAAAAAATATTGGAAATTGGACTGACCAAAATTGATTTAAATACAGTAGAAAATATTTTACTTTTGGGAATGGGCGGCGGAAGTATCATTCATTCGCTTCGTGAAACATTTGATTACCACAAAAATATAACTGCTGTTGAAATTGATCCCGAAATTATAAGACTTGCAAAAGAAGAATTTGGAATATCTGCTTCCAAAAACCTCCAGATTAAAGAAGACGATGCGTTTCATTATGTAAAAACCTGTAGGGAAAAATTTCAATTGATAATTATAGACCTCTTTATAGACACCAAGGTACCTCACATCTTTTATGGAACAGAATTTTGTAAGAATATTTCAAAATTACTCTGTAAAAGTGGTTGGTTAATTTTTAATATCGGGGTAAACTTGAAAAACGAGTCGGGAACCGCTGAAAAAATTATCTCAAATTTTGGGAGCGATTTTGAGCTTAAAGTTTATAAAAAAATAAACGGAACCAATACACTACTAATTGGTCAAAAACAGCCAGCTCAATAG
- a CDS encoding DUF3820 family protein: protein MLGNKPDPNHLVELANYKMPFGKYEGYYLANIPEYYFVWFKQKGFPEGKLGRMMAEMYELKLNGLEGLVQKLIKK from the coding sequence ATGCTTGGAAATAAGCCCGACCCCAACCACTTGGTGGAATTGGCAAACTACAAAATGCCCTTCGGCAAGTACGAAGGCTATTACCTTGCAAATATTCCCGAATATTACTTTGTATGGTTTAAACAAAAAGGTTTCCCCGAGGGAAAACTTGGCAGAATGATGGCCGAAATGTATGAACTGAAATTGAACGGTTTGGAAGGATTGGTGCAAAAATTGATAAAAAAATGA
- a CDS encoding DUF922 domain-containing protein codes for MKLLIIFIFFFLFVPQLNTEKILWNENQKLSWNDFRGKPIPSASFVASTNTGISFQYSYSIQNGDINVEYSVDSFFSPEGSWYMPQRVNAHILRHEQAHFDISELHARILRKNLQGKKFTKRIKSEIEGIYKQVEQKRRAMQNKFDAESDHSRNEEKEIFWQKYIAQQLAAYDAWK; via the coding sequence ATGAAACTACTCATAATCTTCATATTTTTCTTTCTTTTTGTTCCACAGCTTAATACCGAAAAAATCTTGTGGAATGAAAACCAAAAACTCAGTTGGAATGACTTCCGCGGAAAGCCAATTCCGAGCGCAAGTTTTGTAGCCAGCACCAATACTGGTATCAGTTTTCAATACTCATATTCCATACAAAACGGGGATATAAATGTGGAATATTCCGTGGATAGTTTTTTTAGCCCAGAAGGTTCGTGGTACATGCCCCAAAGAGTGAACGCCCATATTTTAAGACACGAACAGGCCCATTTTGACATTTCGGAACTGCACGCCCGCATACTCCGTAAAAACCTTCAAGGAAAAAAATTCACTAAAAGAATAAAGTCAGAAATAGAAGGTATTTACAAACAGGTAGAGCAAAAAAGACGCGCAATGCAAAACAAATTTGATGCTGAGAGCGATCATTCCCGCAATGAAGAGAAAGAAATTTTCTGGCAAAAATATATTGCCCAACAATTAGCTGCATACGATGCTTGGAAATAA
- a CDS encoding OsmC family protein translates to MSTAKVTYLGNLRTENEHLKSGDKFITDAPTDNNGKGEAFSPTDTVATGLANCMLTVMGIKARDMEVSIDGTTAMVTKTMAAEPRRISKIEIVLDFPTGIEEKARKILENTARTCPVLYSLHPDIEKIISFNWG, encoded by the coding sequence ATGAGCACCGCCAAAGTAACCTATCTCGGAAATCTTCGCACCGAAAATGAGCATCTAAAATCGGGTGACAAGTTCATCACGGATGCCCCAACGGACAATAACGGAAAAGGCGAAGCTTTTTCACCCACAGATACCGTAGCCACTGGGCTTGCCAACTGCATGCTTACGGTTATGGGTATCAAGGCGCGCGATATGGAAGTGAGCATTGACGGCACTACCGCGATGGTTACCAAAACAATGGCTGCAGAACCACGGCGCATTTCGAAAATTGAAATTGTTCTGGATTTTCCTACGGGCATAGAGGAAAAAGCACGAAAAATATTGGAGAATACCGCTAGAACCTGCCCGGTGCTTTATAGCCTTCATCCAGATATTGAAAAAATAATTTCCTTTAATTGGGGATGA
- a CDS encoding LysM peptidoglycan-binding domain-containing protein, whose protein sequence is MLKCLIYVSVTVLFMVSCGSAAQQQYKSHAVQKGETVYSIAKKYNISEETIYNLNPDSRNELKVNSVLIIPSSSVISSGTNNNNYRDHKVKKKETLYGIAQLYNVSVDDIKKLNKELYSRGLRKGERLLIPAASNNTGNTNTNIGNTLPGTQQYTVKAKETKFGIARKFGISIAELEDLNPDLGESLKVGTTLVVPDKAVIENAEIDEENFQYYEVKPKEGYYRLKVKFGLSEEEIIALNPYAKDGLKDGMILKLPKDETAISQADISVIDLEKRIENKKMKTVALMLPFRLMRNVNDSTSNDQDLLKKDPTLRVALDFYSGALLAAEFAKDNGISVTLNVYDTEKSDSKVASIISRNEFKNVDAVIGPLLQKNVEKASAMLKGEKIPVFSPLSNREMAMNDNLFQTLPTDAVLQKTMIRYLKENSAGKNIIIISDSKRVKQKEMIQTAIPTAKTVSPRGSGYIQASDITAVASEGMENWVILESENPILVSSAVNVLSAMPNNYKMRLFTLNKNDAYEWHEVSSMRLAKLNFTFPSVNKNINPEDRIPFLISYKNKYGVLPNRYAIRGFDVTYDVLLRLASEKDIYDAILPESETVYIENKFRYEKSKTEGYCNEAAYILKYNDELKFDVVE, encoded by the coding sequence ATGTTGAAGTGTTTAATATACGTTTCGGTAACCGTACTTTTTATGGTAAGTTGTGGTTCTGCGGCCCAGCAACAATACAAAAGCCACGCTGTGCAAAAGGGCGAGACCGTTTATAGCATTGCAAAAAAGTATAATATATCCGAAGAAACTATTTATAATCTCAACCCCGATTCCAGAAATGAATTAAAGGTTAACAGTGTGCTCATCATTCCCTCCAGCAGTGTAATAAGTTCGGGAACAAACAACAACAATTACCGCGACCATAAAGTAAAAAAAAAGGAAACACTCTATGGCATTGCGCAACTCTACAACGTAAGTGTTGACGATATAAAAAAATTAAATAAGGAATTGTATTCCCGTGGCCTCAGAAAAGGTGAGCGATTGTTGATTCCCGCCGCTTCCAATAATACTGGGAATACTAATACAAATATTGGAAACACTTTACCCGGCACCCAACAATATACCGTTAAGGCGAAGGAAACTAAATTCGGGATCGCCAGAAAATTTGGAATTTCCATTGCCGAACTGGAAGATTTAAATCCAGATTTAGGCGAAAGCTTAAAAGTGGGCACAACCCTAGTCGTTCCAGATAAAGCAGTAATCGAAAATGCTGAAATTGACGAAGAAAATTTTCAGTATTACGAAGTAAAACCAAAAGAAGGCTATTATAGGCTAAAAGTAAAATTTGGGCTTTCCGAAGAAGAAATAATAGCGCTTAACCCATATGCAAAAGATGGTTTGAAAGATGGCATGATTCTTAAATTGCCAAAAGACGAAACCGCAATTTCACAAGCTGATATTTCGGTCATCGATCTAGAAAAAAGAATTGAAAACAAAAAAATGAAAACGGTAGCATTGATGCTCCCTTTCCGTTTAATGCGAAATGTTAATGACTCTACCAGCAATGACCAAGATTTATTAAAAAAGGATCCAACCCTTCGGGTGGCTTTGGATTTTTATAGTGGTGCTTTGCTGGCAGCAGAGTTTGCAAAAGATAACGGCATTTCGGTAACATTAAACGTGTATGATACCGAAAAAAGCGACAGCAAAGTAGCTTCCATTATTTCAAGAAATGAGTTCAAAAATGTAGATGCCGTAATTGGCCCGCTTCTTCAAAAAAATGTGGAAAAGGCTTCAGCTATGCTCAAAGGTGAAAAAATTCCGGTTTTTTCACCATTGAGCAACAGGGAAATGGCAATGAACGACAATCTTTTTCAGACGCTTCCCACCGATGCCGTGCTTCAAAAAACAATGATTCGCTATCTAAAAGAAAACAGTGCAGGGAAAAATATCATTATTATTTCAGATAGCAAAAGAGTGAAGCAAAAAGAAATGATTCAAACTGCTATTCCAACAGCAAAAACGGTATCGCCCAGAGGCAGCGGATACATTCAAGCAAGTGACATAACAGCGGTAGCTTCTGAGGGGATGGAAAATTGGGTAATTCTAGAATCTGAAAACCCCATATTGGTAAGTAGTGCCGTAAATGTACTTTCCGCAATGCCCAATAATTATAAAATGCGCTTATTCACTTTGAACAAAAATGATGCATATGAATGGCACGAGGTTTCCAGTATGCGATTGGCAAAGCTGAACTTCACTTTCCCATCCGTAAACAAAAATATTAACCCCGAAGACCGCATCCCTTTCTTAATAAGTTACAAAAACAAATACGGCGTACTTCCCAACAGATATGCCATTCGGGGCTTTGACGTAACCTATGATGTATTGCTGCGATTGGCTTCGGAAAAAGATATTTACGATGCCATACTGCCCGAAAGCGAAACGGTTTATATTGAAAATAAATTTCGATATGAAAAATCGAAAACCGAAGGCTACTGCAACGAAGCTGCCTATATTTTAAAATATAACGACGAACTTAAATTTGATGTTGTAGAATGA